A genomic window from Colletotrichum destructivum chromosome 7, complete sequence includes:
- a CDS encoding Putative heterokaryon incompatibility, with amino-acid sequence MWLINTTTHELRLFAGAGPDVPPYAILSHTWGSDEVTFQDIHNLPLAASKAGFAKIRGCCVQALRHDIAWAWVDSCCIDKTSSAELSEAINSMYSYYLHARVCFVYLDDVPPLNPASPLSSPMDQFPSLASSRWFTRGWTLQELIAPRRSIFYAADWSRLGTKGMHSSERPFIRALATISGIFESVLAKSRHPHDYSVAERMSWAAARRTTRDEDLAYCLMGLFGVSMPVLYGEGLASAFKRLQHHIIRTSPDESIFAWRADPSRHVVDPYPGDLRRGSAARSSGLLADSPAAFARSHDVHQRALHSASPFRLFSMTNMGLSIVADLAPPPPLPKTGGGSPRGSPAAAAAVAHTRTPEPRPLIVMPIGASDRPTDASPRARIGIYLEPVLQTSSLMGHGQMFYRRVRCDELCFAPRGEFPRGQQLDIYVLEDDQYAEMQFADRSNSPGPRPGAVGSPSIEARLLSLSPSASPRASPRLDMDM; translated from the coding sequence ATGTGGCTTATCAACACGACAACCCACGAACTGCGCCtgttcgccggcgccggccccgaCGTGCCCCCCTACGCTATCCTCTCTCACACCTGGGGCTCCGACGAGGTCACCTTCCAGGACATCCACAACCTCCCCCTGGCAGCCTCCAAGGCCGGCTTCGCCAAGATCCGGGGATGCTGCGTCCAGGCCCTGCGGCACGACATCGCCTGGGCCTGGGTCGACTCCTGCTGCATCGACAAgacctcctccgccgagctctccgaggccatcaactCCATGTACTCGTACTACCTCCACGCCCGCGTCTGCTTCGTctacctcgacgacgtcccgcCTCTCAACCCGGCTTCGCCCTTGTCCTCCCCCATGGACCAgttcccctccctcgcctcctcACGCTGGTTCACCCGCGGCTGGACCCTCCAGGAGCTCATCGCCCCGCGCCGCTCCATCTTCTACGCCGCCGACTGGTCCCGTCTCGGCACAAAGGGTATGCACAGCTCCGAGCGCCCCTTCATCCGCGCCCTtgccaccatctccggcatCTTCGAGTCCGTCCTCGCCAAGTCCCGTCACCCGCACGACTACTCCGTCGCCGAGCGCATGTCCtgggccgccgcccgccgcaccacgcgcgacgaggacctcgcctACTGCCTCATGGGCCTGTTCGGTGTCAGCATGCCCGTACtctacggcgagggccttgCGAGCGCCTTCAAGAGGCTGCAGCACCACATCAtccgcacctcgcccgaCGAGTCCATCTTCGCATGGCGCGCCGACCCGTCCcgccacgtcgtcgaccccTATCCCGGCGACCTGCGTCGTGGTAGCGCCGCTCGTTCTTCGGGTCTATTGGCCgactcgcccgccgcctTTGCCCGTTCGCACGACGTCCACCAACGCGCCCTGCACTCGGCCTCCCCCTTCCGCCTGTTCAGCATGACGAACATGGGTCTTTCCATCGTCGCGGACCtagcaccaccaccaccgctgCCAAAAACAGGCGGCGGTAGTCCCCGCGGAagccccgccgccgccgccgccgtcgcccacaCGAGGACGCCGGAGCCGAGGCCGCTGATCGTCATGCCCATCGGTGCGAGCGACCGTCCGACCGACGCCTCTCCGCGCGCCCGCATCGGGATATACCTGGAGCCCGTGCTTCAGACGTCCTCCTTGATGGGACACGGTCAGATGTTCTACCGCCGCGTCCGATGCGACGAGCTCTGCTTCGCGCCGAGGGGGGAGTTCCCGCGGGGCCAGCAGCTAGACATCtacgtcctcgaggacgaccaGTATGCCGAGATGCAGTTTGCCGATCGGTCGAACTCTCCGGGACCGAGGCCAGGAGCCGTCGGGTCGCCATCGATCGAGGCCcggttgttgtcgttgtcgcctagcgcgtcgccgagggctTCGCCGAGACTGGACATGGATATGTGA
- a CDS encoding Putative kinetochore protein Nuf2, whose product MSYNPRMSIIPPTQTQSRTRKKEDEADAFMRLPDKEIVGCITDIGIPFTVADLQKPNPLQVQMIFEWFAELLLNATRDTVEPAMRAAAEDICGEYSDVVPPDTRNLMGFYVSLRGLLAECGVQDFSFNDLYKPSYDRLVKIFSYLINFVRFRESQTSVIDEHFNRAETTKSRIESLYSENQEMESRLVDMKRNRKAMEAQVREKTTRNEELKQRLLELRRNQERVAARLEDAKVKKTELTTALEEKTAQKLGLKQDCTKLRPYVMQSPSTLQATLTELSNTLNSEKAHIEALDRRSRALQTSADSFSVVSTDVASCIKVLDEIGVELAKEEEENLKNVKQRDALSERGNNVREVERTEALLQRQLLKWNERTEKLREQSSAKAQEAKEKMEELRAVHRKLTEERTDKGKDIERRRVRIEQTEKKMLDLKENIENEIHSAYDEFLKMDSHIKLYITEMEQAL is encoded by the exons ATGTCGTACAACCCGCGCATGAGCATCATCCCCCCGACGCAAACCCAGTCGCGAACTCGCAAGaaagaagatgaagccgacgCGTTCATGCGCCTCCCCGACAAGGAGATTGTCGGGTGCATAACAGACATCGGCATCCCCTTCACTGTTGCAGATCTCCAGAAGCCCAACCCTCTCCAAGTCCAGATGATCTTCGAATGGttcgccgagctgctcctcAACGCGACGAGGGACACGGTCGAGCCCGCCatgcgcgccgccgccgaggacatcTGCGGCGAATACTCCGACGTCGTCCCCCCGGACACCCGCAACCTGATGGGCTTCTACGTCTCCCTGCGCGGCCTGCTTGCCGAGTGTGGTGTGCAGGACTTCAGCTTCAATGATCTTTACAAGCCGTCGTACGACCGCCTCGTCAAGATCTTCAGCTACCTCATCAACTTTGTGCGCTTCCGCGAGTCGCAAACCAGCGTCATCGACGAGCATTTCAACAGGGCGGAGACGACCAAATCCCGCATCGAGAGCCTGTACTCGGAGAACCAAGAGATGGAGTCGCGCCTTGTCGACATGAAGCGCAATCGCAAGGCCATGGAAGCCCAGGTGCGCGAGAAGACGACGCGTAACGAGGAACTGAAGCAGAGGCTTCTGGAATTGCGTCGCAATCAGGAGCGCGTGGCGGCCCGTTTGGAAGACGCCAAGGTCAAGAAGACGGAGCTCACAACTGCACTGGAAGAGAAGACGGCGCAGAAGCTGGGCTTGAAGCAAGACTGCACGAAGCTGCGGCCCTACGTCATGCAGAGCCCCTCGACGTTGCAGGCTACCCTCACGGAGCTGAGCAACACGCTCAACAGCGAAAAGGCGCAcatcgaggccctcgaccgccgcTCCCGTGCGCTGCAGACTTCGGCCGATTCGTTCTCGGTCGTGTCCACGGACGTGGCCTCCTGCATCAAGGTGCTCGACGAGATCGGTGTCGAGCTGGccaaagaggaggaggagaaccTGAAGAACGTTAAGCAGCGGGATGCTCTATCGGAGCGCGGCAACAACGTGCGAGAAGTCGAGCGGACCGAGGCGCTGCTGCAGCGACAGCTGCTCAAGTGGAATGAGCGTACCGAAAAGCTCCGCGAGCAGAGTTCTGCCAAGGCccaggaggccaaggagaagatggaggagctCCGTGCCGTCCACCGCAAGCTGACGGAAGAGCGTAcggacaagggcaaggataTCGAGAGGCGGCGTGTCCGCATTGAGCAGACCGAGAAGAAG ATGCTGGACCTCAAGGAGAACATCGAGAACGAGATCCACAGCGCCTACGATGAGTTTCTCAAGATGGACTCCCACATCAAACTTTACATCACCGAGATGGAGCAGGCCCTCTAA